The Brasilonema sennae CENA114 genome includes a region encoding these proteins:
- a CDS encoding tryptophan-rich sensory protein, giving the protein MQQFNKSEHQDFLRQLATLAAIVGAFVVNVLSNIFPLNGLSIGEISNTLFKNVLIIPANYAFAIWGLIYLGLFAFGIYQVLPNQRHDFDLRKTGYLLVVACFAQSLWVYLFLSRLFSLSVVAMLGILLPLIVIYIRLGIGTNSVSRIKKWCVHFPISIYLAWISVATIVNVACALSFVGWNGWGISAEVWTVIMLLIAAALAIFIAVQRRDVAYTGVVVWAMVAIALKQWNNPTLRILALACAAVLVLLIVVKNSRTQLLNG; this is encoded by the coding sequence ATGCAGCAGTTTAACAAGAGCGAACATCAAGATTTTCTGCGACAGCTTGCTACCCTGGCTGCGATCGTTGGCGCTTTTGTAGTTAACGTCCTGTCGAATATCTTTCCGTTAAATGGACTCAGCATTGGTGAAATTTCTAATACTCTGTTCAAGAACGTATTAATTATTCCCGCTAATTACGCTTTTGCAATTTGGGGATTGATTTATCTTGGTCTGTTTGCTTTCGGAATCTACCAAGTTCTACCAAACCAGAGACATGATTTTGATTTACGTAAAACAGGTTACTTGCTAGTAGTTGCTTGCTTTGCTCAAAGTCTCTGGGTTTATCTGTTTCTTTCCCGGCTTTTTTCACTTTCCGTTGTAGCTATGCTGGGAATTTTACTGCCTCTGATTGTTATATATATAAGATTAGGAATTGGGACAAATTCTGTATCTCGTATCAAGAAGTGGTGCGTCCACTTTCCTATTAGTATTTATCTAGCGTGGATTAGTGTCGCAACCATCGTGAATGTGGCTTGTGCGCTGTCTTTTGTGGGCTGGAACGGCTGGGGAATTTCTGCTGAAGTCTGGACAGTTATTATGTTGCTAATTGCAGCAGCACTTGCTATATTCATAGCTGTTCAGCGCCGAGACGTGGCTTATACAGGAGTGGTGGTTTGGGCAATGGTAGCGATTGCTCTCAAACAGTGGAACAATCCTACTTTGAGAATACTAGCTTTGGCATGTGCAGCTGTTCTTGTGTTACTAATTGTTGTAAAAAATTCCCGTACTCAGCTTTTGAACGGTTGA
- a CDS encoding TetR/AcrR family transcriptional regulator — MPKIVDHDQYRKELLSKCFDLFAQKGYSAITMRQIAEGLSVSTGTLYHYFPSKQVLFEQLVEDICEQDVLMAKAELEGIQTLQERLEALGKFLAKNEDYYIKWIYLQVDFCQHQDSKDMQDSVALKRATERYEKAVYDILGIQDPVLTWFILSLIDGLIFERLMDNKAVSIPEQFSLLSKMLTAYLEKKLSKKTHNS; from the coding sequence ATGCCAAAGATTGTTGACCATGACCAATACCGCAAGGAACTCCTCAGTAAGTGCTTTGATTTATTTGCCCAGAAAGGCTACTCAGCAATTACCATGCGCCAAATTGCTGAGGGCTTAAGTGTTTCTACTGGAACGCTATATCACTACTTCCCTAGTAAACAGGTGTTATTTGAGCAATTAGTGGAAGATATATGTGAGCAAGATGTGTTGATGGCGAAGGCTGAATTGGAAGGAATACAAACTTTACAAGAACGGCTAGAAGCTTTAGGTAAATTTTTAGCTAAAAACGAAGACTATTATATTAAGTGGATTTATTTACAGGTTGATTTTTGTCAGCATCAAGACTCAAAGGATATGCAGGATAGTGTTGCGTTGAAACGTGCAACAGAGCGATATGAAAAGGCAGTGTATGATATTTTGGGCATTCAAGATCCAGTGCTTACTTGGTTTATATTGAGTTTGATTGATGGCTTAATCTTTGAACGCTTGATGGATAATAAAGCGGTTTCTATTCCTGAACAATTTTCTTTATTAAGCAAGATGCTAACAGCATATTTAGAAAAAAAACTGTCTAAGAAAACTCATAACAGTTAA
- a CDS encoding ABC exporter membrane fusion protein, producing the protein MTTFKVLSKPTNRWLIGLIVAGTVITGGIISYGISQYGMVSQKPAPVETAPQVKKVTALGRLEPEAEVIKLSAPLALDGDRITQLLVKESQQVKAGQVIAILDSREKLQDSLRQAQEQVKVAQTKLAQVKAGAKSGEIVAQKATVERLQVQLQGDIIFQEETIARLQAQWEGDRIAQEAAIRKIQAEFNNAQAEYRRYQQLYEQGAISSSSFDSKRLSLETSQQQLNEAKAILNRINATGSKQVREAKVALQRINATGVKQIREADATLNKIVEVRPVDVQVAQAEVDNAVAAVKRAQTELKQAYIKAPTAGQILKIHTRVGEKMSDSGILDLAQTNQMVAIAEVYQSDIGKVKTGQKAVVTSQAFNGELRGVVSLVGLQVNQQKVFSNQPGENLDKRVIEVKVRLTPEDSKRVAGLTNLQVQTQIEL; encoded by the coding sequence ATGACGACTTTCAAAGTATTATCAAAACCTACAAACCGATGGTTAATTGGGCTAATAGTTGCTGGAACTGTCATCACGGGTGGAATTATTTCTTATGGCATTTCTCAGTATGGGATGGTGAGTCAAAAACCCGCACCTGTGGAAACGGCTCCTCAAGTAAAAAAAGTGACAGCATTAGGACGACTCGAACCAGAAGCTGAGGTGATTAAACTGTCTGCACCTTTGGCGTTGGATGGCGATCGCATCACTCAACTACTCGTCAAAGAAAGTCAACAAGTCAAAGCCGGACAAGTGATAGCAATTCTCGATTCACGAGAGAAACTGCAAGATTCCCTTAGACAAGCACAAGAACAGGTTAAAGTAGCTCAAACAAAACTCGCACAGGTAAAAGCAGGCGCGAAATCTGGAGAAATCGTTGCTCAAAAAGCAACTGTTGAGCGCTTGCAAGTGCAGTTACAAGGTGATATAATTTTTCAAGAGGAAACCATTGCTCGACTACAAGCGCAGTGGGAAGGTGACAGAATAGCGCAAGAGGCAGCAATTCGGAAAATTCAAGCGGAATTCAACAATGCTCAAGCTGAGTATAGGCGTTATCAGCAGTTATATGAACAAGGAGCAATTTCTAGTTCCTCATTTGACAGCAAACGCTTGAGTTTAGAAACCTCACAACAACAACTCAACGAAGCGAAAGCAATTCTCAACAGAATCAACGCAACTGGTAGCAAACAAGTTCGTGAAGCAAAAGTAGCGCTACAAAGAATTAACGCGACTGGTGTCAAGCAAATTAGGGAAGCTGACGCCACCCTGAATAAAATTGTTGAAGTTCGTCCCGTGGATGTGCAAGTGGCGCAAGCGGAAGTTGATAATGCTGTCGCAGCTGTCAAACGCGCCCAAACTGAGTTGAAACAAGCTTACATCAAAGCACCAACAGCAGGACAGATACTCAAAATTCATACGCGAGTTGGAGAAAAGATGAGTGACTCTGGCATTCTGGATTTAGCACAAACAAACCAAATGGTTGCTATTGCAGAAGTTTATCAATCTGATATTGGTAAAGTGAAAACCGGACAAAAAGCAGTTGTCACAAGTCAAGCTTTCAACGGAGAATTGCGGGGAGTTGTTTCGCTGGTTGGCTTGCAAGTTAATCAACAAAAAGTTTTCAGCAACCAGCCTGGAGAAAATCTAGATAAGCGAGTTATTGAAGTGAAGGTTCGCCTCACACCAGAAGATAGCAAGCGAGTTGCAGGTTTAACTAACTTACAAGTTCAGACACAAATTGAACTGTAA
- a CDS encoding DUF2834 domain-containing protein gives MLKTIYLILCIVGTILPYSQFVPFLIENGLDINLFLEQLFVNRISAFFGMDLIVSSLVLWVFVYWEGSRVGMKNLWIYIASNLLVGVSLGLPLFLLMRQRKLEETTVNNKIPDFLKKLSGI, from the coding sequence ATGCTGAAAACTATATACTTAATTCTTTGCATTGTAGGTACTATTTTACCTTACTCACAATTTGTTCCCTTTCTTATAGAAAATGGACTGGATATAAACCTCTTCTTAGAGCAACTTTTTGTTAACCGAATTTCTGCATTTTTTGGTATGGATTTAATTGTCTCATCATTAGTTTTGTGGGTATTTGTCTATTGGGAAGGTTCACGTGTGGGAATGAAAAATCTGTGGATTTATATTGCGAGTAATTTGCTTGTTGGTGTTTCGCTGGGACTACCTTTATTTCTGTTAATGAGACAACGCAAGCTTGAAGAAACAACAGTGAATAACAAGATTCCCGATTTCTTGAAGAAGTTGTCGGGAATCTAA
- the devC gene encoding ABC transporter permease DevC, giving the protein MFGKWLRRTPLALRQVMKEKTRLAVAVAGIAFADMLIFLQMGFQDALFDSATKPHSLLEADLVMTNPQLQTLFSVKSFSRERLYQALSHEGVQSVSSVYISLGQWKNPETRINRAILIWGIDPEAPGLNLPEVKQNATQLQLLNRVLFDRAGRPEYGAVADAVQKHGTLEVELNRQNVQVTGLFTIGSSFAADGNVITSDSTFLKLFPERQPNQIEVGLIKLKPGFNPTQVEKQLAKELSPDVRVLTLEGFAGVEKYYWESQGTIGFIFGLGVIVGFIVGIVIVYQILYSDVSDHLPEYATLKAMGYSDGYLLGVLFQEALLLAALGYVPGFLIAIALYQVTYAATLLPIAMTLTRAITVFIITIVMCTFSGAVAMRKLQSADPADVF; this is encoded by the coding sequence ATGTTTGGTAAATGGCTTCGTAGAACGCCGCTAGCATTGCGACAAGTGATGAAAGAAAAAACTCGTCTAGCAGTAGCAGTGGCAGGTATTGCCTTTGCAGATATGCTGATATTTCTGCAAATGGGGTTTCAAGATGCACTCTTTGACAGTGCGACAAAGCCTCATAGCTTACTTGAGGCAGATTTGGTAATGACAAATCCTCAACTCCAAACCCTTTTTTCAGTCAAAAGCTTTTCTCGTGAACGACTTTATCAAGCATTGAGTCATGAAGGCGTTCAGTCGGTGAGTTCTGTTTACATCAGTTTGGGACAATGGAAAAATCCAGAAACTCGGATTAACCGCGCCATTTTGATTTGGGGAATTGATCCAGAAGCCCCAGGCTTGAATTTGCCAGAGGTGAAGCAAAATGCAACACAGTTACAACTCTTGAATAGAGTATTATTTGATCGTGCTGGACGTCCGGAGTATGGGGCTGTTGCTGATGCTGTACAAAAGCATGGAACCCTAGAAGTAGAACTCAATCGCCAGAATGTTCAAGTCACCGGATTGTTTACTATTGGTAGTTCATTTGCTGCTGATGGTAATGTGATCACGAGTGATTCAACATTTCTGAAATTGTTTCCCGAACGTCAACCCAATCAGATAGAAGTCGGTTTGATTAAGCTTAAACCTGGTTTTAATCCGACTCAAGTTGAAAAACAGCTTGCTAAAGAATTATCACCAGATGTACGAGTTTTAACACTAGAAGGTTTTGCAGGGGTAGAAAAGTACTACTGGGAAAGCCAAGGAACGATTGGATTTATTTTTGGACTGGGTGTGATTGTGGGGTTTATTGTAGGAATCGTGATTGTGTACCAGATTCTTTACAGTGATGTTTCCGACCATTTACCAGAGTATGCCACGTTGAAGGCAATGGGATATAGTGACGGCTATCTTTTGGGTGTTTTGTTTCAAGAAGCGTTACTTTTGGCAGCGTTGGGTTATGTGCCTGGATTTTTGATTGCGATCGCACTTTACCAGGTCACTTATGCAGCAACTTTGCTACCTATTGCTATGACACTGACTCGTGCAATTACTGTGTTTATCATAACGATAGTCATGTGTACTTTTTCTGGGGCAGTTGCAATGAGGAAGTTACAATCTGCAGATCCTGCAGATGTATTTTAG
- a CDS encoding class I SAM-dependent methyltransferase, with translation MANDSTNAWNNETRDAWNTNASVWDACMGDDGNDFHQVLIRPAMERLLEIKPGSRILDIGCGTGLTTRRLASLGAHVVGIDFAEEMITCARKRTQQHETSIEYHVLDATDETALLGLGEGSFDAAVSAMVLMDMAEIDPLLRALTKLLRPGGCFVFAVMHPCFNSTHTSMAAEVKDCEGQLVKEYSVKVSGYLQPSTTKGLAIENQPKPQLYFHRPLHVLLGAAFCVGFVLDGLEEPAFGAEHSSNSCFYSWSNFTQIPPALVGRLRFSDEFLRTS, from the coding sequence ATGGCAAATGACTCAACAAATGCATGGAACAATGAAACTCGTGATGCGTGGAATACCAACGCTAGTGTGTGGGACGCCTGCATGGGTGATGACGGAAACGACTTTCATCAAGTGCTGATTCGTCCTGCAATGGAGAGACTGCTGGAGATAAAACCGGGTAGCCGCATTTTGGACATAGGCTGTGGAACTGGGCTAACAACTCGCAGATTAGCTAGCTTGGGTGCACATGTCGTCGGAATAGATTTTGCCGAAGAGATGATTACTTGTGCCCGCAAAAGAACTCAACAGCATGAGACATCAATTGAGTATCACGTCCTCGACGCCACAGATGAGACAGCTTTACTTGGGCTGGGGGAAGGTTCCTTTGATGCTGCTGTATCTGCAATGGTACTCATGGACATGGCAGAAATTGACCCTCTCCTACGGGCACTCACAAAGTTGTTGCGTCCTGGAGGCTGCTTTGTCTTTGCCGTCATGCATCCTTGCTTCAATAGTACACATACCAGTATGGCTGCAGAAGTCAAGGACTGTGAAGGTCAACTGGTGAAGGAATACTCAGTCAAAGTATCTGGATACTTACAACCTAGTACTACAAAAGGATTAGCAATTGAAAATCAACCAAAACCGCAATTGTACTTTCATCGACCATTGCACGTTCTGTTAGGTGCAGCATTCTGTGTTGGGTTTGTACTTGATGGTTTGGAAGAACCTGCTTTTGGGGCTGAACATTCTTCTAATAGTTGCTTTTACAGTTGGTCTAACTTTACTCAAATTCCACCTGCGCTTGTTGGCAGGTTGAGATTTTCTGATGAATTTTTACGCACATCTTAG
- a CDS encoding DevA family ABC transporter ATP-binding protein: MKKITSSHNPMHIVTTEPVISAQNLNHYFGEGTLRKQALFDINLDIYSGDIIIMTGPSGSGKTTLLTLMGGLRSAQEGSLKILGQEMCSASKKQLRDVRRQIGYIFQAHNLMTFLTAKENVRMSLELHDEFLNQDMDAKAISMLESVGLGNRADYYPDSLSGGQKQRVAIARALISQPKIVLADEPTAALDKKSGRDVVELMQKLAKEQGCTILLVTHDNRILDIADRIIYMEDGHLISDGVDAAAKVG; this comes from the coding sequence ATGAAAAAAATAACTTCTTCTCATAACCCGATGCATATAGTAACAACTGAACCCGTTATCTCTGCCCAAAATCTGAATCATTACTTTGGTGAAGGTACGCTTCGCAAACAAGCATTATTTGATATCAACTTAGATATTTACTCTGGGGATATTATCATTATGACTGGACCTTCCGGTTCAGGAAAAACAACTTTGTTAACTCTTATGGGAGGACTACGTTCTGCCCAAGAAGGAAGTTTGAAAATTCTAGGACAAGAAATGTGTAGTGCGAGTAAGAAGCAGCTGCGGGACGTTCGCCGTCAAATTGGTTATATTTTCCAAGCGCATAACCTCATGACATTTCTAACAGCTAAGGAAAATGTGCGGATGTCGTTAGAGTTGCATGACGAGTTTTTAAATCAGGATATGGACGCTAAAGCTATTAGCATGTTGGAGAGTGTAGGTTTGGGAAATCGTGCAGATTACTATCCAGACAGTTTATCGGGTGGACAAAAGCAAAGAGTGGCGATCGCCCGCGCCCTCATCAGTCAACCAAAAATAGTTCTAGCAGATGAACCCACAGCAGCACTCGATAAAAAATCTGGGCGTGATGTCGTGGAATTGATGCAGAAGTTAGCAAAAGAACAAGGCTGTACAATTTTGCTCGTGACTCATGATAACCGTATTCTTGATATAGCTGATCGCATTATTTATATGGAAGATGGTCATCTTATTAGCGATGGCGTAGATGCTGCTGCGAAAGTGGGTTAA
- a CDS encoding XisH family protein: MPARDIYHDAVKNALLKDSWTITDDPLHLKWGQKDMYVDLGAQQLLAAEQGNKKIAVEIKSFVSPSEMQDLKDAIGGFVMYRAVIGRLEPERTLYLAVRDNVFTALFEEPIGKLLIETANLYLLVFNPDSETIVQWIP; encoded by the coding sequence ATGCCAGCAAGAGATATCTATCATGATGCTGTCAAAAATGCTTTGCTTAAAGACAGCTGGACAATTACAGACGACCCTTTGCATTTAAAATGGGGGCAGAAAGATATGTATGTGGATTTAGGAGCACAACAACTACTAGCCGCAGAACAGGGAAATAAAAAGATAGCTGTGGAAATTAAAAGTTTTGTGAGTCCCTCAGAAATGCAAGACTTAAAAGATGCTATTGGCGGATTTGTCATGTACCGGGCTGTTATTGGGCGTCTTGAACCTGAAAGGACATTGTATTTAGCGGTGCGCGACAATGTATTTACAGCTTTGTTCGAGGAACCAATTGGTAAACTTTTGATAGAGACAGCAAATCTCTATCTCCTTGTGTTCAATCCTGACAGTGAGACGATTGTGCAATGGATACCTTAG
- a CDS encoding XisI protein, giving the protein MDTLDTYRPIIKDVLVPYTEIPYSHGDIQCKTVFDSENDSYLLITLGWDGVKRIHGCLVHIDIIDGKVWVQRDDTEDGVTYELVAAGIPKDKIVLGFHPANVRPHTGYAVA; this is encoded by the coding sequence ATGGATACCTTAGATACTTATCGACCTATTATTAAAGATGTATTAGTTCCATATACAGAGATTCCTTACTCGCACGGAGACATTCAGTGTAAAACAGTCTTCGATAGTGAAAATGATAGCTATTTACTCATTACCTTAGGATGGGATGGTGTTAAGCGGATTCACGGTTGTTTAGTCCATATTGATATTATTGATGGTAAGGTTTGGGTGCAACGGGACGATACAGAAGATGGCGTTACCTATGAATTAGTAGCTGCAGGAATTCCCAAAGATAAGATTGTGTTGGGATTTCATCCAGCTAATGTTCGTCCCCATACAGGATATGCAGTTGCTTGA
- a CDS encoding serine/threonine protein kinase yields the protein MTWAPGQKLHRDKYEIKRELGRGRIGITYLATNRDGKETVIKTLNPDLLNQLSLEDRNYLESGLLDEAPKLARCKHPNIVLMIESFKEGDLPCIVMEYIQGDNLANIIRTRGFFPEKEALGYIQQIGQALIEVHKQGFLHRDIKPENIMVRAGTYQAVLIDFDLARGFDSPLTSRGARVDGFTPIELYSNSTRQQARRGAWTDIYSLAATLYVLLTGQQPVSAIDRKDQNKRLAEPKELNNKISDRINNAIIQGMELEPEQRRQTVEDWLKELGLQTRGFSLPKLLWIKPLWARIIGILTVLGLLAGIISGLDATINLRDKLFPKPSATPTNSTTQDTTPSLSLPQKK from the coding sequence ATGACGTGGGCACCAGGACAGAAATTACACCGCGATAAGTACGAAATAAAACGAGAGTTAGGAAGGGGACGGATTGGCATTACTTATCTTGCCACAAATAGGGATGGAAAAGAAACTGTTATTAAAACACTAAATCCCGATTTACTCAATCAACTTTCTCTAGAAGACCGTAATTACTTAGAATCAGGGTTGCTAGATGAAGCCCCCAAACTAGCAAGATGTAAACATCCCAATATTGTCCTTATGATAGAGTCCTTCAAGGAAGGGGACTTACCATGCATAGTCATGGAGTATATTCAAGGAGATAATTTAGCGAACATTATCAGAACCCGAGGATTTTTCCCAGAAAAAGAAGCTTTGGGTTACATTCAGCAAATTGGACAAGCACTTATCGAAGTTCATAAACAAGGATTCTTACATCGGGATATCAAACCAGAAAATATCATGGTGCGGGCGGGTACGTATCAAGCTGTTTTGATAGACTTTGACTTAGCAAGAGGATTTGATAGTCCGTTAACAAGTCGCGGTGCTAGAGTTGACGGATTTACACCGATTGAACTGTACTCCAACTCCACCAGACAGCAGGCGCGACGCGGTGCTTGGACGGATATTTATTCTCTTGCTGCAACTTTATATGTGTTATTGACAGGACAACAGCCAGTTAGTGCGATAGACAGGAAAGACCAAAATAAAAGATTAGCTGAACCCAAAGAATTGAACAATAAAATTAGCGATCGCATTAACAATGCCATAATCCAAGGAATGGAACTAGAACCAGAACAACGTCGCCAGACGGTAGAGGACTGGTTAAAGGAATTGGGGTTGCAAACAAGAGGTTTTTCTCTCCCGAAACTACTTTGGATAAAACCTCTGTGGGCACGGATAATAGGGATTTTGACTGTGTTGGGGTTATTGGCAGGAATAATATCAGGATTAGACGCCACTATAAATTTACGGGATAAATTGTTTCCAAAACCATCAGCTACACCCACCAATTCGACAACACAAGACACCACACCATCTCTCAGTCTCCCGCAGAAAAAGTGA
- a CDS encoding serine/threonine-protein kinase, whose translation MSKSIIVNNKPLVMFWGEGQLIHNGKYKIERQLGGGGFAVTYQAIHTQLNRRVVIKTPNLSVQNDPDYLKYLKRFKKEAQMLGECCADSHPHIVQVFDFFEEDGRSCLVMQYIPGESLWQFVQSRGALPETQAVKYIRQIGVALVEVHKKSIFHLDVTPPNIMLSFEPAVPNSCKAVLIDFGIAGDMSPPSTLSRTFGNKAFAPYELVRKGIRHPTVDVYCLAASLYYAVTGQRPTNSFDRFDDEELVPPKKLVPSLSKGVNQVILQGMALEAKDRPQTMQEWVKLLLESTPQPTPSRKQGPDYSNLENLLIDKKWREADEETARVMLKVVGREKQGWLDVKDIDNFPCTDLRTIDQLWVTYSDRHFGFSVQKRIWQECGAKVDYETECKLGDRVGWRKNGFWVNYDERDFSLNAPRGLLPSCWMVFSVGRWGGLWFSSLTSKLVKCNI comes from the coding sequence GTGTCAAAATCAATAATAGTTAACAACAAACCTTTGGTTATGTTCTGGGGCGAGGGGCAACTCATACACAACGGCAAATACAAGATAGAAAGACAGTTGGGCGGCGGCGGTTTCGCTGTCACCTACCAAGCAATACATACTCAGCTTAATCGCCGAGTCGTCATCAAAACACCAAATTTAAGTGTCCAAAACGATCCAGACTATCTTAAGTATCTTAAACGCTTTAAAAAAGAAGCACAAATGCTGGGAGAATGTTGTGCAGACTCCCATCCTCATATTGTGCAAGTCTTCGACTTCTTTGAGGAAGATGGTCGTTCTTGTCTGGTGATGCAATATATACCAGGCGAGAGTTTGTGGCAGTTTGTACAAAGTCGAGGGGCATTACCAGAAACTCAAGCTGTTAAATACATCCGACAAATAGGAGTAGCCTTGGTGGAAGTACATAAAAAAAGTATCTTTCATCTCGATGTCACCCCTCCCAATATTATGCTCAGTTTTGAGCCAGCAGTTCCTAACTCTTGTAAAGCGGTGCTGATTGACTTTGGTATTGCTGGGGATATGTCTCCACCTAGTACACTTTCGAGAACTTTTGGTAATAAGGCATTTGCGCCTTATGAATTAGTGCGTAAAGGTATTCGTCACCCAACAGTGGATGTGTATTGTTTGGCTGCGTCCCTGTATTATGCTGTAACTGGGCAACGCCCCACCAATTCCTTTGACCGCTTTGATGACGAGGAATTAGTACCACCAAAAAAACTTGTCCCCAGTCTCAGCAAGGGTGTTAATCAGGTAATTCTGCAAGGCATGGCGTTAGAGGCAAAAGACCGTCCTCAGACGATGCAAGAGTGGGTGAAATTATTGCTTGAAAGCACCCCACAGCCAACCCCTTCTCGCAAGCAGGGACCAGATTACTCTAACCTAGAAAATTTACTCATAGACAAGAAGTGGCGAGAAGCGGATGAGGAAACTGCTAGAGTGATGTTGAAAGTAGTTGGCAGAGAAAAGCAAGGCTGGCTAGATGTGAAAGACATTGATAACTTTCCCTGCACTGACTTACGCACTATTGACCAACTTTGGGTAACATATAGTGATAGACACTTTGGCTTTAGCGTACAAAAGCGCATTTGGCAGGAGTGCGGCGCTAAGGTGGATTATGAAACAGAGTGTAAGTTGGGCGATCGCGTTGGTTGGCGAAAGAATGGTTTTTGGGTAAATTATGATGAACGGGACTTCTCCCTGAATGCCCCACGGGGGCTTCTTCCATCCTGTTGGATGGTTTTTAGTGTAGGGCGGTGGGGAGGATTGTGGTTTTCTTCTCTCACGTCCAAACTTGTCAAGTGTAACATATAG